From Rutidosis leptorrhynchoides isolate AG116_Rl617_1_P2 chromosome 3, CSIRO_AGI_Rlap_v1, whole genome shotgun sequence, a single genomic window includes:
- the LOC139898818 gene encoding 14-3-3-like protein, translating to MALSARDQNVYMAKLAEQAERYDEMVEFMEKVSDTDELSVEERNLLSVAYKNVIGARRASWRIISSIEQKEESRGNEDHVTVIKGYRSKIEEELTKICDGILKLLDSKLIPSATSGDSKVFYLKMKGDYHRYLAEFKTGGERKEAAESTLTAYKSAQDIANSELAPTHPIRLGLALNFSVFYYEILNSPDRACSLAKQAFDEAIAELDTLGEESYKDSTLIMQLLRDNLTLWTSDMQEEGADEIKEAPKQSEEQPQQ from the exons ATGGCATTATCAGCGCGTGATCAAAACGTCTACATGGCGAAACTCGCAGAACAAGCAGAACGTTACGacgaaatggttgaattcatggaaAAGGTATCAGATACCGATGAACTATCAGTTGAAGAACGAAATCTTCTATCGGTTGCGTACAAAAACGTGATCGGTGCGCGTCGTGCATCATGGAGAATCATTTCATCAATTGAACAAAAAGAGGAATCGCGTGGTAATGAAGATCACGTGACTGTGATTAAAGGTTATAGATCGAAAATTGAAGAGGAGCTTACGAAGATTTGTGACGGAATATTGAAGTTGCTTGATTCGAAATTGATTCCTTCAGCTACTAGTGGTGATTCGAAGGTGTTTTATTTGAAAATGAAAGGTGATTATCATCGGTATTTGGCTGAGTTTAAGACTGGTGGTGAAAGAAAAGAAGCTGCTGAAAGTACTCTTACTGCTTATAAATCTGCTCAG gacATTGCAAACAGTGAACTTGCCCCAACCCATCCAATTCGACTTGGACTCGCTCTCAACTTCTCTGTCTTTTACTATGAGATTTTGAACTCTCCGGATAGAGCTTGTAGCCTCGCGAAACAG GCATTTGATGAAGCAATCGCTGAGTTGGATACATTGGGCGAGGAGTCTTACAAAGACAGCACCTTGATTATGCAACTCCTTCGTGACAACCTCACTCTGTGGACTTCTGATATGCAG GAGGAAGGTGCTGATGAAATTAAGGAAGCACCAAAGCAAAGTGAGGAACAACCACAGCAGTGA